The sequence GCCTGCGCCGGTTCTTTCTTTTTCAATGGCTTCCTCTCTAATAGGTCAATGAATAAATGACTATATTGACGCCCATCCTGAACGCGGCTTCGCGCTTCCCGGGGGGATCGTTATGAACCTCGGGGTAGTCCCATCCGTCGGCGATATCGCTTTCATAGGCGTAAAATACCGCGAGCCGCCCGCCGACGAACAAACCCCATCCCTCGGGCGGGGCGCCGTCATGCTCGTGTATCTTCGGCAGGCCGTCCTTGAACTCGTAGAAGCAATGATAGACCGGGTGATCGAACGCCACCTTCTCGAACTTATACTCCGGGAAGACCTCCGCGATCACCTTGCGGAACGATTCGTCCAGCCCGTAGTCGTCGTTTACGAACAAGAAGCCTCCGTTCAGCACGAACTTCCTCAGGTTGGCCATCTCCTTCTCGTCCAATATCACCGGGACATGCCCGTTCAGGAAAAGGAATTGGTGCTCGAATATCCGTTCGTCGTCGAGGCCGAGCTCGACCGGTTCGGTCAGTGTATCGACAGTCGTCCGCCCGGCGAGTTCGTGCAGGAAATTCTTAACCCCGTCGAACGCGTTATACCAGTCCCCGGAGCGGTACTTCAGGATAACGAAGTCGAACGGCCATAGCAGTACGGGTAATAGAATGAATAGCGATAATA comes from Brevinematales bacterium and encodes:
- a CDS encoding DUF4159 domain-containing protein gives rise to the protein MKRVLLSLFILLPVLLWPFDFVILKYRSGDWYNAFDGVKNFLHELAGRTTVDTLTEPVELGLDDERIFEHQFLFLNGHVPVILDEKEMANLRKFVLNGGFLFVNDDYGLDESFRKVIAEVFPEYKFEKVAFDHPVYHCFYEFKDGLPKIHEHDGAPPEGWGLFVGGRLAVFYAYESDIADGWDYPEVHNDPPGKREAAFRMGVNIVIYSLTY